In Amphiura filiformis chromosome 1, Afil_fr2py, whole genome shotgun sequence, the following are encoded in one genomic region:
- the LOC140165547 gene encoding LOW QUALITY PROTEIN: lengsin-like (The sequence of the model RefSeq protein was modified relative to this genomic sequence to represent the inferred CDS: inserted 2 bases in 1 codon), with amino-acid sequence MALEKIITQIEENNIEFVRFEFGDMYGIARSKLVPSRHFREKVNGINMPLLHLAMDPQGNLVKGTPFEDDTGYADGIWMSDLNTFRVIPWSPNTAEILVEPTFKGNPVSAFPRYIARKQLEKLQELGISLLSAHEHEFYVVHRDTKKPLYDDISLRSTLRKFVNXNLYKIGINVEMFDTEYGPGQMEITYKPDLGIRAADNAHVFKATVKEICHRRGYTATFMSKPLADHSGSSGHFCHSLWDINGKHGLLYDPNNNYMGLSKLGRHWIAGILAHAPAISILMAPTVNCLKRYKPFICSPCNATWGIDNRTCALRLKVNGERGTYIENRMGASGCNPYLSMAAVIAAGVDGIKRELSLPDAIVGNAYEKCKTSDVAILPDNMRDGVKAFMEDDVIRDAFGEDFQRCFVNLKMHEIQSEEEAKKSGDENWENKLFFDYM; translated from the exons ATGGCGTTAGAAAAGATCATTACTCAAATTGAAGAAAACAATATAGAGTTCGTTCGATTTGAATTCGGTGATATGTATGGCATCGCTAGATCAAAGCTAGTTCCATCGCGTCATTTTAGAGAGAAAGTAAACGGCATCAACATGCCCCTGTTGCATTTGGCTATGGATCCACAAGGTAATCTTGTCAAGGGTACGCCTTTTGAAGATGATACTGGATACGCTGATGGAATTTGGATGTCAGATTTAAACACATTTCGTGTCATACCCTGGTCTCCTAACACAGCAGAAATACTGGTAGAACCAACATTCAAAGGAAACCCCGTGTCTGCGTTTCCTCGATATATCGCAAGGAAACAACTTGAAAAGTTGCAAGAATTGGGTATTTCTCTTCTCTCCGCTCATGAGCATGAGTTCTACGTCGTACATCGTGATACCAAGAAACCACTCTATGACGATATCAGTCTACGTTCTACATTACGTAAATTTGTTAA GAATCTGTACAAGATAGGGATCAATGTTGAAATGTTTGATACGGAATACGGACCGGGCCAGATGGAAATCACTTATAAACCGGATCTTGGTATTCGAGCCGCGGATAATGCGCATGTATTCAAAGCAACAGTTAAAGAAATCTGCCATCGTAGAGGCTATACGGCAACCTTCATGTCTAAACCTTTGGCTGATCATTCTGGCTCTTCCGGTCATTTTTGCCATTCGCTTTGGGATATCAATGGTAAACATGGTTTACTATATGACCCCAACAACAATTATATGGGCTTATCTAAACTTGGTCGACATTGGATAGCTGGTATCCTTGCTCATGCTCCAGCAATAAGCATCCTTATGGCTCCAACTGTCAATTGCCTTAAACGTTACAAACCATTCATTTGTTCTCCTTGTAACGCGACCTGGGGAATTGACAACCGTACTTGCGCTCTTCGTCTCAAAGTGAACGGTGAAAGAGGAACGTATATAGAGAATCGTATGGGTGCTAGTGGATGTAACCCGTATTTGAGTATGGCTGCGGTAATTGCGGCAGGTGTTGATGGAATCAAACGAGAGTTATCTTTACCAGATGCCATTGTCGGTAACGCTtatgaaaaatgcaaaacatCTGATGTAGCCATTCTTCCCGATAACATGAGAGATGGTGTCAAAGCCTTTATGGAGGATGACGTCATTCGTGATGCTTTCGGAGAAGATTTTCAGAGGTGCTTCGTCAATCTAAAAATGCACGAGATTCAATCAGAAGAAGAAGCCAAGAAAAGTGGGGATGAAAATTGGGAGAACAAATTGTTCTTCGATTACATGTAA